In Chionomys nivalis chromosome 24, mChiNiv1.1, whole genome shotgun sequence, one genomic interval encodes:
- the LOC130865916 gene encoding 60S ribosomal protein L7a-like, giving the protein MPKGKKAKGKKVAPAPAVVKKQEAKKVVNPLFEKRPKNFGIGQDIQPKRDLTRFVKWPRYIRLQRQRAILYKRLKVPPAINQFTQALDRQTATQLLKLAHKYRPETKQEKKQRLLARAEKKAAGKGDVPTKRPPVLRAGVNTVTTLVENKKAQLVVIAHDVDPNELVVFLPALCRKMGVPYCIIKGKARLGRLVHRKTCTTVAFTQVNSEDKGALAKLVEAIRTNYNDRYDEIRRHWGGNVLGPKSVARIAKLEEAKAKELATKLG; this is encoded by the coding sequence atgcccaagggaaagaaggccaaggggaagaaggtggCCCCGGCCCCCGCCGTCGTGAAGAAGCAGGAGGCGAAGAAGGTGGTGAATCCTTTGTTTGAGAAGAGGCCTAAGAACTTCGGCATTGGGCAGGAcatccagcccaagagagatctCACACGCTTCGTCAAATGGCCCCGCTACATCAGGCTGCAGCGGCAGAGGGCCATCCTCTATAAGCGCCTCAAAGTTCCTCCTGCCATTAACCAGTTCACCCAGGCCCTGGACCGGCAAACAGCTACCCAGTTGCTTAAACTTGCCCACAAGTACAGGCCAGAgaccaagcaggaaaagaagcagaggctgctggcccgtgctgagaagaaagctgccGGCAAAGGGGATGTCCCAACTAAGAGACCACCTGTCCTTCGAGCGGGCGTCAATACAGTCACCACTTTGGTagagaacaagaaggctcagctggtggTGATTGCCCACGACGTAGACCCCAAtgagctggtggtcttcctgcctgccctgtgtcgcaagatgggggtcccctactgcatcatcaagggaaaggccaggctgggacgGCTGGTCCACAGGAAGACATGCACCACTGTTGCCTTCACACAGGTTAACTCGGAAGACAAGGGTGCTCTGGCCAAGCTGGTGGAAGCTATTAGAACCAATTACAACGACAGATATGATGAGATCCGCCGCCACTGGGGAGGCAACGTCCTGGGTCCTAAATCTGTGGCTCGAATTGCCAAGCTGGAAGaggcaaaggccaaagaactcgccactaaactgggttaa